From a region of the Panicum virgatum strain AP13 chromosome 2K, P.virgatum_v5, whole genome shotgun sequence genome:
- the LOC120667225 gene encoding uncharacterized protein LOC120667225, whose protein sequence is MPLDLAPSTPAAAVAAAEEEEEEVEVEAEAEAERPWPPPIRMKLAPYAMYRVFGAGPAGEKLGCAYVALHFALYAARALALSPVAERAAFWSPVHAALQCLCYAATALVACAFIRWYMAVDGVYVVEFDPPPELLAAGSSTTPPAEEQPPSPPPPAMDMC, encoded by the coding sequence ATGCCCCTCGATCTGGCTCCTTccactcccgcggcggcggtggcggcggcggaggaggaggaggaggaggtggaggtggaggcggaggcggaggcggagcggccgtggccgccgccgattCGGATGAAGCTGGCGCCCTACGCCATGTACCGCGTGTTCGGCGCGGGCCCGGCCGGCGAGAAGCTCGGCTGCGCCTACGTGGCGCTCCACTTCGCGCTCTACGCCGCCAGGGCGCTCGCCCTCTCGCCGGTCGCCGAGCGGGCCGCGTTCTGGTCCCCCGTCCACGCCGCGCTCCAGTGCCTCTGCTACGCCGCCACGGCGCTCGTCGCCTGCGCCTTCATCCGCTGGTACATGGCCGTCGACGGGGTCTACGTCGTCGAGTTCgatccgccgccggagctgctggCGGCGGGTTCGAGTacgacgccgccggcggaggagcagcccccgtccccgcctcctccggcgatgGACATGTGCTAG